The genomic segment CAGTCGGATTTCTATGAAGAGGCGTTTTGGAAATTGGCTTTCCTCGGGAACTTGGTAGGTCTGACGTTGGTTTTTTTTCTTTACGAGTTCAAGCTGATCCAAGAGTGGATTTGGGGGATGGAGCCTTCGTTTCTATGGTATTTTAGCATTTTGGTGGCATTTTCCTTCTTGGGGATAGCTCTTGGTTATATTCCGTTTTTTCGTCGATTTTTTGTCGGAAAAGAACGGCTTGATGAGGTGGTTCAAACCAAAGCCAAAGAGGCGTTTTTAGAACGAGAGGTTTTCAACACTCGCCATCGAACGGGCATTTTGATTTACGTAAGTATTCTCGAACACCGAGTGGTGGTCTTAGGGGACTCTGGCATCAATCAGAGGGTAAAGCCTGAGGACTGGAAAAGGGTAGTTCAGCTCATCATTGATGGGATCAAAAAGAATGACTTAGCCTCAGGTATCGAAAAAGCCATCGAAGAATGCGGAAACCTACTAAAAAACTCAGGCTTAGCCATCCTACCTGATGATAAAAACGAACTACCCAACGAAATCACAGAGAAATCTTAGACTGGAGGTTCGGGATCCCCCAGCTTAATCGAGAGTCTCTCGAGAAAATACAAAAACCCTGCTCCTAAAATGGCAACCACAACTCCCAACGCAATTTCTTGGGTTGTGGGTTTATCTAAATACCGAAAGGGAAAGATTTTGGTCAAGCTTCCAATGAGAAATCCTGTGAGGGCTGCCATCGTCAAAGAATGATATTTTTCTAATAAAAACTTCAACAAACGAACAAACGACAAAATCCCAACACTCATACCTAAAAGAAACACGAAAATCACGTCAAACTGCCATTGATGCAAAGCCTTCAAAATATTTTGGTATTCGCCAAAGAGAACCAGCATATAAGCTCCAGAAATCCCCGGTAAAATCATCGCACAAATGGCTACCGAAGCCACAAAAAAAATCCATAAGTATCTATTTGGATAGGTTTCGAAAAAAGAAAACCAGTGATCCTTCGCAAGACTGCCTTTTATCAGGTAATGGGTCTTTTCGTCCTTGATACGAAAAAACGCTCGATGTTTTTCCCATACATATTCGGGCTGTAGTTCTTTCAGAGGAATTTCTCCCAAGATCTCGTTTTGATGATAGATTTTCAGAAGAGAGTTTTCTTTTTCTTCTGGAGTTAGCTTGAGGGTAAATTTTCCAGAGTCATCCAACTTGATGGGAGTGGAGGTTTGAGGATTTTCCAACTGGATGTAAAAGTTTTTATAGGGCTCTGTTCCCATGATTAAGAAAGTGATGATTGCAAAAACCCCCATCAAGAGGTATTCTCTCCAGCCATGATCCATTTTCTTGTAGGGAATGGTGGTGGAAAAAAGTATCAAACCAAAAAACAAGGAATACATGTAAAAAGTGTAGTATTCCATCAAAAACGGAATGATTTTGGACATAAGCAGTATGCCCGAGGCTATCCCTAATCCTAAAACCATCAAAAACAAAAAAGGGATATCGGACTTGACTTCTTTTTGATTTTTAAAGTAGCGTTGGTAGAATTTTTTTATTTCCTCAATGCGAATTGTGGAGATAGCAAAGATCAAGTGCTCGTAGATGCCAGAGATCAAAGCGATTGTTCCTCCTGAAACTCCAGGGATCACATCTGCGGTCCCCATTGAAAAACCTTTTAGATAAAGAATCAATTTTGACTTCCACGTTCGGTATTCTATATCAATAGGATTTGACATACAAAACCACTTTTTTTTTGAGTAGTGGGAATGAAAGTTTCTTTTCGTTTTTATCTTTTGACGTTGGTGGGATCACTCATCCTGAGTTGTTTGAGTTGTTATAAAATAAAAGAACCCCCACCTTTGATTCCTCAAGTTGAACAAGTCGAAACAGGAGAAAAAAAGTCTCATTGCCCTACAAACGAGGAAGAGTTTCTATCAATCTTTTCTCGTGTAGAAGCCGAGAATATCGTTCATAAAGCACAGCTCACTGCTCCCCATTATCCTGCCTCGAATGAAAGAAGGATTGATCTTTTTTATCCCTATGTGAAAAATCTTGGAGGTGGTTATATTGGCGTGGGAACAGATCAAAATTTTACGTTTATTGCTTGGGCAAGGTCGGATTATGCTTATTTGGTGGATTTTGATTGGATGGCGGTCTATGTAAATCGACTTCATATTTTGTTTTTTCAGGAAAGTCCTTCGTTTCTGGAATTTCGAAAATTTTGGACCCGAGCTCACAAGAATCAAACCTTAAACTTAATCAAAAACAAAATCCCAGATCCAAAAGAACAGGAAACCTACGTAAAGGCTTATCACTATGCTCAGCCTCACGTGAACGAAAGACTCTCGGATTTGTTTTTTATGACCAAGAACTTTGGTTTTTCTTCTTTCCATAACCAACAAAGTGATTTTGACTACATCAAATCCCTGATTGAAAAAAAACGAATCCATCCCATGCTTGGAGACATCAACGGCACAAAAACCCTAAAAAGCATAGGAGAAGCTTCAAAATCCCTATGCATACCCATACGCATTTTGTATTTATCGAATGCAGAAGAATATTATCGTTATCCTCAAACCTTTCGAGAAAATGTAAAAAGTCTTTTCTTCGATGAGCAAAGCATAATTCTAAGAACAGTCACAACAGGTGCTAAAACCCTCAGTTTCCCCGATGGAGAAAAATATTCAGAAATCCCATTTCACTACAACATCCAGAAAATCCAAAATTTGGTGGAGTGGTTTCAACAAGAAAAGCTATGGATTTTTACCATGCTAAAATACAGAAAAAACCTACAAAAAGGATTTTCTATTTTAGAAACCTATCCTTATACCTCACATTCAAGATGAAAAAAAAGAGCTTTATTTTTATTAACGTTTTACTCAGCATTTCTCTTCTTGCGCAGGAAAGGGTTTCTTTTGCTGTGGTCGGGGATATCATGAATCACCAACTTCAGATTGACACTTCTTACCGAGCCCAGTGTGATTGCTGGGACTACAAACCTTCTTTCGAAAAAATCAAGCCTTATCTTGAGTCGGCTGACATTACGATTGGGAATTTAGAAACCACTTTGCCCGGAAAGCGAGAGTTATTTTCTGGTTATCCTGAGTTTGGAGCTCCCGATGAGCTTTTGGATGCTCTGCGGTGGTCCGGCTTTGACATTTTGACGTTAGCGAACAACCACACGATCGATAAAAAGGCGTTGGGGGTGGTTCGAACGAAAAAACGTGTTCTCGAAGAAGGTTTAATCCCTTTGGGAACTTATTTTGATTTTGAGGATTTCGAAAAGAACTCCGTTTTCTTGTATGAGAAGAACCAAATCCGTTTTGCGTTTTTGAATTTCACTTATGGCACAAACGGAAAAGTAGTTCCGTATCCTCACCTTGTGGACGAAATCGAGTTCGAAGCTCTACGAAAACGGATTGCTCAAGCCAAGAAGCATCGACCGGATGTGGTGATTCTTCTGCTTCACTATGGCACAGAATACCAAACCGAACCTGATGTTTATCAAAGAGCGGTTGTTCGTTTAGCACTTTTGGAGGGTGTGGACATTATTTTGGGAGGGCATCCTCATGTCCTTCAACCCTTCGAGATTCTTCGCATGAGGGACAAATACGGTGTGGAAAAAGAACGCTTGATTGTTTGGTCCTTGGGGAATTTCATTTCCAATCAAAAACGTATTAACACCGATGGCGGCATGGTTTTTGAATTTCAGGTCGTAAAAAAGAACCAAGAAATCTTCATCCAAAATGTAGATTATCTTCCTGTTTATGTGGATTTCTATCAATGGCATGTGGTTCTTCCTATCACAGAACACATTTTTCTTTCGAAGGAGTTGAACCCCCATAGACGTCCCATCTACCCAATGGACTGGAAGAATGAAAAGTATTATATCTACTTTAAAAATCCCCACGTTCACAACAAAGACAAGATGGTATTATTTTTCAAAAATGCAGTGAAAATCCTCAAAACCCTACCCAAACGTTTGGAAATCAGAACTTCCTAATGATGAATCCTTTTGCTTTTTACTTTGATGGAGATTCTTTCTTCGAACAACTCAAAAAGGACCTACAAAAAGCAAAGTCATATATTTATATTGAATTTTATATCTTTCAATTCGAAACGATTGGGAAAGAAATCTTACACATACTTAAACAAAAAAGGCTCAAAAATAACGTTAAAATCAAAATCCTAGTCGATGGTATCGGAAGCCGAGAATATACAGAAAAAATTCAAAAAGAAATCCAAGGTACTCAGATTGAATTTGCCATTTATAAACCTTTGATTTTTAAATTTTTGATTCGAAAAGGCTATCATCGAAGGAATCACCGCAAACTGATTTTGATTGATGATAAAATTCTCTACACTGGTGGGATGAATATTAAAGATACATTTTCTCAAAAACTCATGGGAGAAAATCACTGGCGAGATACCATGATACGAATTGGGAATTCCAAAACCAACCCAGAAATCCGAAACATTTTTTATCAAGCTAAATTGGATTTTTTGAGCATATGGCAGATTTCGAAGAAAGGGTTTTACTTCTTGCGACGATGGATGCACACTCTAACGTATTTACAAAAAAACCAAAACTACATTATTTTTTCCTCCGTGAATCGAAAGCGACAAATCCAATTTCGTAAATTCTTTTTTCAATTCATCCAAAATACAAAAAAGTTTTTATACATCGCCACTCCTTATTTTATCCCGCCTTTACGCTTGATTCGAATATTGAAGTCCAAAGCCGAAAGTGGTGTGGACGTGCAAATCATGACTGCAGGAAACACAGACGTCTGGTTAGCACGCCAAGCCGGTAGAGCGATTTACTCAACACTTCTGAAATCAGGAGTCAAGATTTTGGAATTCCGAAGCCGCATCTTTCACTCAAAACACACAATTAACGAAAACGGAGTCATCGTTGGTTCTTCGAATATTGATTATCGTAGTTTTTTACATAACTTAGAAATTGATATGTTTTTGGCAGATAAAACGGTCATCGAGATCTTTTTAGACCAGTGGAAAAAGGACGAAGAAGAATGCGAAAAAATCATCTATCCTGAATGGAAAAGGCGTCCCCTCTTGGAAAAAATCACTGAGTCCTTTGCTTACGGATTCCGCTATTACCTTTAAGGCTTATAGATTTGCTTTACAGGAAAGTGGAAATCAGTTTTTTTTGACACACACAAAAGCCCCCGTAGCTCAGGTGGATAGAGCGTTGGTTTCCTAAACCATGTGCACAGGTTCGAGTCCTGTCGGGGGCAATTCCCGCCGAGCGCTCGGTTCATAATTATGAGCCAATTCCTAACGGAGCTTGGGTTCATTTCGTTGGGTTTGGAGCATGTCTTCAGGTGGTTTGAGGTTCGAAAAAATTTTGGTAGGTAGTTGAAATTTTTTCGAAGGATTTTTCAAAATCCCACATATTCTCTTATGTATGAGAAATCAAATCCAGTTTTTGGCTCAAGAAAAGCACATCGTATGCATAAACCTAAATCCAAACCACTTTCGTTATCTTTTATATTTATCTCAGAAAAAATTTTTTGGAGACATCCCAAAGACAATAGAATATCTGATCAAAACCCATCGAAATCGAATTTATCAATTATCAATATCCCACAAAAAAAGAACCCTCACAGCCAGATACCAACCGAAAACCAATGAATACCAAAGGTTCTGGATTTCAATCTCTCCTGTAATGTGGGGTAGGCTTTTCCAACTGCGTATGTATATGGGCTATTCCATAAGCTATCTTTTGAGGATGCTACTGGAACTCGAGATGATGCGCAATTCCATAGGACAAAAGAACTCCCAAAGAAGAAATAACTCACCAACTCTAGAGTTCACTTACCATAATTATGACGATAGGGTTGTGGTGGATGTGCTTACTGGGTTCGTGGTCTTTGATTTTTATGATGGGATTTTTCTACAGAGGGCTTCTTGACTTATAGAGGCATGAGAGCCATTTTCACTTTTTTTATTTCTTAATGGCTCTCATTCCGTTGGGAAGGATTTATTTTTGTTTTATTCCTTCCCCACGAATACGAATAGTTACTTCATCACCAACAACTAAACCACCTCCTTCTAAGAGCTTGTTCCAAGTGATGTTATAGTCTCTTCGATTGATTTTGGTCGTAGCTTCAAAACCTATCCTTTCATTCCCCCATGGATCTTTCACAGAACCCACATAACGAACTTTTAAATCCACATTTCTCGTTATACCTTTGATGGTTAATTTACCTTTGAGGATTTTTTCTTCTCCGGGTTTGATGACTAACTTTTCGTTAGAGACAAACTCCATAGTGGGGAATTTTTTTACATCAAAGAAGTCTTCACTTCGCAAGTGATCATCTCGCTTTTGGTTTTCAGTGTCAATTGAAGCCACTTGAATTTTCGCTTCTACTTTATTGAGAGTATTGGTTTTTTCATCATACTCAAAATTTGCTACATAATCTTTAAACTGTCCCTCGACGGTGGAAATCATCATGTGGGTGATTTCAAACCCCACTTTTGTGTGAGCCTGATCAATAACGTAATTTCCTGCCCAAAGAGAAATGCTAAACAACACTGAAAAAACAAAGGTGATTCTTTTCATTCTCTCCTCCAAAAATTGATTTTAACGAAAAGATAAAATAACTCATGTTTTTGGCAAGTGAATTTAGGTTTTTTTTCTTTTGGTCGGATCTCCTGCATCAATTTCTAATGGTCCTTCGGTTTTTCCTTGAATAAATTGCTGTATTAGGAGGTTATCAGTTTTTTGGATTTCTTCAGGTGTTCCAATCATTTCTACTCTTCCTTTATATAAAAACGTAATTCGATCCGCTACATAATATGCAGAGTTCATGTCATGAGTAACCACTACTTGTGTCACATGGAGTTCCCTTTGAAGTTTTCGTATGAGCTCATTAATCACTTGACTCATCACGGGATCCAAGCCTGATGTGGGTTCATCATAAAGTAAAATCTCTGGATTTGTTGTCAGAGCTCGGGCAATCCCTACTCGTTTCTTCATCCCTCCTGAGATACTATCAGGCAGCAAATCTTTTGCGGGAAGCAACCCCAACCAATCCAGTTTTTCAAGCACAATCTTCTCAATTTCTTTTTCTTTGTAAAGTCGGTGTTCCCGTAATGGTAATGCTACGTTATCAAAGACGGTAAGCCAGTTTATCAGAGCTCCACTTTGAAACAACACTCCAATTCGGCTGCGGATTTCACTCAGGGTTTTTTCATCACAATTGACAATTGACTTCCCAAAAACCTTCACATCTCCTTTATCGGGTTTCGTAAGACCAACAATATGACGCATTGTCACTGATTTTCCCGTTCCAGAACCACCTAATATCACCATTGTTTCTCCACGTCGGATTTGTAAGTTCACACCTTGTAGCACCGGACGTCCATCGAAGGATTTGTGGAGATCAATCAGCTCAATCACATATTCGTTCATAATTATGGTCCGAAAAAGTTCAAAGGTCCTGTTACGGTATTTGAGAAGATTTTATTCTCTCGGAGGGATTCGTAGCCTTCACGATAGGTTTGCAAAAACTTGATGGCTTCAATCAAAACCATGTCGGCTTCAGAAACCAAAGAGTCATCGTTGATCAACAAAGCAATGGTTCCTTGACCTTCATTGATTTTGTGGGTGATTTCTTGGAGGTTCGAAAAAATCCTTCGAAGGGATTCTCGATTTTCGTAAATCACCTCAGCAATGATGGTAACAGGATCATCATAATTGATGGTTCGAAGAAGAGTTTTACTATTGATTTGAAGACCTTGATAATTCTGAACAAGTAAATCAAAAAATTCCTTTGGGAATAAGTATCTGGGTTCAATTTTTTTTACTTGTAATGTCTGGTTTTGTTTTTTGATGATTTTGCTTCCTGGATTGATTTCAATCACTTTTTCCCCAATCACACTATCATAGCGACTATATATGGCGTAGTTTTCGTAGAACTCAAGGCTTTTTCGTAGGTTTAAGACTGCAATGGTGATTTGTCCTTTCATTTGTTTTTGGCAAAGATCTTCGCATTCCGAAACAAAAAGAATGTTTTGATTTTCATCAATTGGAAAGTAATCCAAATACCGAACCAGACCTTGATCTATTCCTAATACGTGAACTCTTGTTCCCACTTGTATGCCATGAGCATTTTCAATCACGACAGGAAGGTAATAATTCAAATTCATGTCTTTTTTGGGTGGGAGTATTACCGTAAAATACCCAATCCCCATCACTGATAGCCAAAACCCAATACCCAGAATCACTACGAATAAAAAAACTTTTGACTTCATCTTTCTTCTATCTATAAAAAATCGCACTGATAAAATAGCCAAACATAATCACAAAAAGATAGGATAAGACGACCGATAATCGCACAGCTCTACCCACACCGATTGCTCCACCTTGGGCTTTCAAACCCTGATGGCACGAAATAGAAGAAATGATAAGACCGAACACAAATGCCTTGAAGTTTCCTACCCATATATCTTTGAGTCCTGTTTTGCTTTTGAGGACACTCAAAGCTAAATCATAAAAGGTTTCGTATTCAACTCCTAATTGGGTTTTTGCCACTAAACTTCCTCCAAGTATCCCCAAAAGGGAAGCATAGTTCGAAAGCACAGGAATCATAATCGTAAAACCCACCATTCGTGGCAAAACCAGAAACTTCACTGGATCAATGGACATCACCTCTAAAGCATCGATTTCTTCGGAAACCTTCATTGTTCCAATTTCTGCTGCCATTGCTGAACCAACAGAAGCCGAAAGAATCAATGCTGTCATAAAGGGTGCCATCTCCCTCGTCAAAGTCACTACTAATAATTGACCAACTAATTCTTCTTGTCCAAAATCCTTCAATGCCAAGCCACTTTGCAAACTCAAAAGCATACCCGTAAATACCGCAACCACACTCACCACAAAAAGGGATTTGAATCCATAGATATACATCTGATGCAACGTGACATTGATTTTGAAAACCAGATGCGGCAAGCTCAACACAACTCGAAAGATTAAGTAAAGGGTTTCCCCAGCACCAATGAAAGGATCAATCAAATAAATCTTAATTACTTTTTTGATTAGTCGAATCACAGACTGAAAAAGAGCAAAGATTTTACTTCCTGTCATCATTCTGAGTCAGAAATCACAAAAGGATAGATTTTTTCAATCACGACTTGAAATGTAGCTCTTCGAGTTTGAACCTTGCAATGACGTACTTGCTGTTGATTCTGCTTTTCCATAAGCTCAAAATAAAAAAGACAAACTTCACCTGTATCGAACACAATTTTTCCCAATACGGTTCTTGGCTCAGAAAAGGGATTACTTGCAAGTATCTGAAAGGTCCGATAAAAGGGAACTTCCTCTTTGATTTCTTTTACTTCAATCCGAATCTTTTCTTCTGAAAACAAGGGAAGCAGGATCAAAGCAAAAAATCCCAAGGAAAACAAGTGAAAAAAAAACTTTTTCATTTTATCTCATAAAATCAAATGGCATGACTTTATCAACTATTAAACCAGAGAGCCATGATAAAAATAATAAAGATAAAAGCTCTTTTGCTGATTTGCTTGATTTATTTTTTTTCGAAATATGCTCTATTATCAAAAGAGCTACTTCTTCCAGTAGTTAAGAATCAGAATTGTGAGTTTTATTTGCCCTCAGGAGAACGACTTTTTCGGGTCCCATGCGAAGATGTAGGAAAGCAAAGCTACCATCCTATTCCAGTAAAACACCAAGGAAAATGGGGTTATGTGGATTCAAAGGGTGATTGGTGGATTGCCCCAGAGTTTGATTTTGCTGATAACTTTTATGGAAATTATGCTCGCGTAAGAAAAGAAAACCACTTTGGCATGATTGACCTCAACAAGAAACAAGTTATCCCCACTAAATATCGTTATTTAGGGAATTTTGATCCCGATACAGAACTTTTGCCATTTCAATGCGAAAGCTCACAACAACCCGAATTCGGTTATATGAACATAAAAGAACAAGTTTTGATTTCTTGTCAATTCCAACAGGCATCGGAATTTCGAAACCAAATAGCAAAAATCAGAAAGTGGGATTTATACGGGTTTTTGTATTATGATAAACAAAGGCAAACTCACAGAATTCAATACGACTTTAAGTTTCGATTAGCAGGGGAATTAGGAAACCAGCTTGTATATGTTTTGCATAAACATAGTTTTTTTTACTTCAAACCCATGACTCATGAATTCATCAAAATTGATGATACTTACATTCCTGGCAATTTTTCAATCACCGACCCTCTGGCAAAATTTCAGGACACCCAAACAGGCTGGTATGGTTATTGGAACACAAAACTGGAAATCCAAATCCCTGCCATTTTTTTAGAAGCGGATGACTTTTGGTTTGGCTTCGCAAAAGTAAAAGGATCAAAAAATTATAGAAATTTTATAAACTTTATTGATAAAAATTCTCTATATTCTGATTATCAAAAACAACAATACGAAGAATTCTATATCAACACAAAAGGAGAAAGAATTACTTTTTGAATTTCTTACAAGGATCTCGGATCTTCAGTGCCATCTTCAAAATTTGGTTTTTCTCATTCATGAGAAAATACCCGACAAAAAAATAACCCCGAAACAAATAAGAAAACCAAAAAGGATCATCTTCCCACATTTGAGAAAAAGGAAGTTTTTCAAAAAGTTCCGATATTGTAGATTCTTGAATCACCTCAGGAAGCGTAAACCATTGAGGGATCATTTCGTCGGTTTCCTTTGGTTCTGAGGAAAATTTTTCCGAAAGAAAAACATATCCTTTGACGTTTGGTTTTTGTGGATCCAAGAACAAAAAATGGAGCTTCCCAGAAAATACTAAATCTTCCACCTCGAGTCCGGTTTCTTCCCAGACTTCTCTTTTGGCTGCATCTATCACTTTTTCTTTAGGATTTACTTTCCCCCCAAAACCATTGTAGTAATACTCCCCCAATCCCTTTTTTTTCCATCCCAAAAGAAGAGCTTGATTTTTCTTGAGAAGTGTAAGGGAATATTTTCGAAACTTCTGCCGAAAGAACAAATCCAAAATTGAGCTTTTTGTTTCTTCCATGCGTTCTTTAAGCAAATCCACTTTTTTAAAAGTGAATTTTTCTTTGATTCCCAAGAAAAATGATTTTATGTCTTCTTCTTGATGATAAATCACATTGAATTTTAATTTCTTGAATTCAAAAACTTTAAATAAAATGCGTAGGTTTTCTTGAAATTCTTTGGGGTTTTTATGATAAAATTCAATCCACAAATTAGGTCGAAAAAGAAAGAATTTAGAATTATACTTGATAAAATACAAATCTTTGAAATCTGTATTAAAAAACAAAGGTTCCATTAAATATTAACTTTTTTTGAACTGAAGATAAAGAAAATCCTATTTTGGGGGTGTTATGAAGCCAGTTACTATCTCTGATTTGATGACAAAAAAATTCATAACTGTTTCTCCGGAAGATTACGTGATTGATGTGATAGAGCTCTTTGAAAAACACAAAGTTCATCATCTGCCCGTAAAAGACAAAAAAACCAAAGAAATCATCGGAATGCTTTCTGAAAAAGATATCAAAGACTTCATCAACTTGATGAAGTTACTCCAACAAGAAAAATACAAACTGAAAGTAAAAGACATCATGACGACCCCCATTTTTGCCTATTATGAGGACGTGGGAATAGATCAAGCTGCCCAAGCCATGCTCGATAACAAAATCCACGCCATTATGGTGGTTTCACGTGATACAGAAGAATACATCGGAATCATCACCGTCACTGATTTACTCAAATACCTTGCCCAACACAAACAATACCACAACCCATAAGAACTCTTATTTGAGAGAAAGAATTTCAAACTGGAATGAATTGATATGTTTTTCCTTCCTCATCCAATTTACTTTCATCAAAGGTCTTTATCAAAGCTCCAAAATCATGATATACTTTACTTTGAGATTTGTCTGTAGTTTAATTTCAAGTTTTTCTATAACCATGAATTTTTAATTTTAAAAGAATTTCTTTTGTCAGGGTTTTATTTCCAAATCAAAGAATTCATAATCTATCATCATGTCTTAATAAAACTTTAAATCGGACAGATCAGTCCATCTTTACTCTTGACTCAGTGGTACCTTTTAAAATTCTAACTTTTATCAATAAATGGAACTTTCGGAAAAAATCAGGCTATATATCAAACTAATTCGAGTTTATCAGTGGACCAAAAATGGATTTGTGTTTTTGCCATTTGTTTTTGCTCAAGAGGCAATTGATTTAGCCTTATCTCCTTTTTCTGAATCATCAAAGTTATTGTTTTTTAAACTTTTGATTTCTTTTTTTGCTTTTTCATTTTTAGCCAGTAGTGTGTATGTTTTGAATGATTGGAAAGATAGAAATCTGGATCGTTTGGATCCCAAAAAACGTTATCGCCCCATTGCAAGCGGAAAGGTAACCAAAAACGAAGCTATTGTGATTTTTTTTGTTTTATTTTTTCTTTCCTTCACTCTCGCCGGTTTATTACGAAGCCAGTTCGCAATCTATCTACTTTTGTTTTACTTCTTGATGAATATTGCTTACTCTTACGGTGCAAAAAAGGTTCTTCTTTTAGACGTATTTTTGATTGCTGTGGGATTTGTTATTCGAGTTTTGTTTGGGGCTTTTGCGATCAATATTCCGGCAAGCCCATGGTTGATAAGCACAACTTTTTTTATTGCTTTGTTTCTGGGATTTTACAAACGATATTTTGAAGTTTTATCAGTTCCTGCAGAGAAAATGATTGGTGGGATGTATCACCGAGAATCTTTGCGAAGCTTTATTGATATTTCAGCGGGTTTAGCTATCATGACGTATTCCCTCTATACCATTACAGGAACCCACGCAGAGTCCAACTTATATTGGACCATTCCTTTCGTTGTGATAGGCATTTTTCGTTATTACACTTTGATTGAAAACCCCGAAAACAAAGAAGGCAACCCAGCGGACGTTCTCCTCACGGATCCCTTTTTGATTTTTGTGATCATCCTTTGGCTTGTTTCATGTTATGGCTTGATTTTATATCATTATTTAACCAAGTAATTCATCATTTCAATAAAAAATTGAAATCAAACAATATATTGACTTTTTAAACATAAGATTTCATTTTTTTGTAATAAAATTGTAATATTTTAACTATATCTTTTTTTTTAAATAATCCTCATTCTATTCCCATCAGGAGTAATTAAATGTTTAAGAAATTAAATCCCAACTATACATATCTAACGTTGATTTTAGCTTTTGGGTTGTTTTTAGGTTATAGCTTTCATCCCTTGATACATGCTCAACCTGCGCCTACACAACAAAACCAACAAACACAAGAAAACCAACAACCAGCCCAACAAGAAAAACAAGAAGCTCAAGAAAAAACACAAAATCAAGGAACCCAGCAACCAGCTCAAAGCGCCGTTACAACCATTTGGTCACTTTTCCAAGCAGGTGGACCTTTCATGTGGCCATTACTTTTAGCATCGATCATTGGATTGGCAATCTCTCTCGAAAGAATTTTTTACTTTGCTTTCCACAAGTTCACGAAAAAAACCTATGAACAA from the Leptospiraceae bacterium genome contains:
- a CDS encoding 8-oxo-dGTP diphosphatase; translated protein: MEPLFFNTDFKDLYFIKYNSKFFLFRPNLWIEFYHKNPKEFQENLRILFKVFEFKKLKFNVIYHQEEDIKSFFLGIKEKFTFKKVDLLKERMEETKSSILDLFFRQKFRKYSLTLLKKNQALLLGWKKKGLGEYYYNGFGGKVNPKEKVIDAAKREVWEETGLEVEDLVFSGKLHFLFLDPQKPNVKGYVFLSEKFSSEPKETDEMIPQWFTLPEVIQESTISELFEKLPFSQMWEDDPFWFSYLFRGYFFVGYFLMNEKNQILKMALKIRDPCKKFKK
- a CDS encoding UbiA prenyltransferase family protein; this translates as MELSEKIRLYIKLIRVYQWTKNGFVFLPFVFAQEAIDLALSPFSESSKLLFFKLLISFFAFSFLASSVYVLNDWKDRNLDRLDPKKRYRPIASGKVTKNEAIVIFFVLFFLSFTLAGLLRSQFAIYLLLFYFLMNIAYSYGAKKVLLLDVFLIAVGFVIRVLFGAFAINIPASPWLISTTFFIALFLGFYKRYFEVLSVPAEKMIGGMYHRESLRSFIDISAGLAIMTYSLYTITGTHAESNLYWTIPFVVIGIFRYYTLIENPENKEGNPADVLLTDPFLIFVIILWLVSCYGLILYHYLTK
- a CDS encoding WG repeat-containing protein; protein product: MIKIIKIKALLLICLIYFFSKYALLSKELLLPVVKNQNCEFYLPSGERLFRVPCEDVGKQSYHPIPVKHQGKWGYVDSKGDWWIAPEFDFADNFYGNYARVRKENHFGMIDLNKKQVIPTKYRYLGNFDPDTELLPFQCESSQQPEFGYMNIKEQVLISCQFQQASEFRNQIAKIRKWDLYGFLYYDKQRQTHRIQYDFKFRLAGELGNQLVYVLHKHSFFYFKPMTHEFIKIDDTYIPGNFSITDPLAKFQDTQTGWYGYWNTKLEIQIPAIFLEADDFWFGFAKVKGSKNYRNFINFIDKNSLYSDYQKQQYEEFYINTKGERITF
- a CDS encoding CBS domain-containing protein, which codes for MKPVTISDLMTKKFITVSPEDYVIDVIELFEKHKVHHLPVKDKKTKEIIGMLSEKDIKDFINLMKLLQQEKYKLKVKDIMTTPIFAYYEDVGIDQAAQAMLDNKIHAIMVVSRDTEEYIGIITVTDLLKYLAQHKQYHNP